The Mycolicibacterium cosmeticum DNA window GACGGTGTGCATCGGGTTGCTGCTCGACACCTTGATCGTGCGGTCCTTCATCGTGCCGTGCCTGGTGCGACTGCTCGGCCCGTGGTTCTGGTGGCCGACGTTCATCCGGCAACGTCCGCTGCCTCCGCGCCTGCGCGCACGGTCGACACCCGTGGACCCGGCGACCACGCCCGTGTGACCGCGCAAAGCCGCAACGTCACTGCTAAGTATAGTGCTCTATACTTAGCGGTGACGTTGACGAAAGGTGCGCCATGACCACCGAAATCCGCCCGGATGTCCGGACCGAACGACTGGCCTGGCTGTACGCCACCGACACCGACCTGCAGGCGGCGCGCCCCTCCGCGGCCGTTGTGGAGGCCGCCCGCCGCCCCGGGACGCGGCTGGCCGAGATCCTGCGGATCTACGCCGAGAGTTATGCCGACCGGCCTGCCCTGGGCACCCGCGCGGGCTCGGTGGTCCGCAACCCGGGCACCGGCCGCACCGAGCAGCGGCTGCTGCAGCACTTCGACACCATCACCTACCAGCGGTTGTGGTCGAACGTGACGGCCATCGCGGCGGCCTGGAGCGCCGACGAGGAGCCGGTGTGTCCCGGTGACTTCGTGGCCACCATCGGTTTCGCCAGCGCCGATTACCTGACCGTCGATCTGGTGACCAACTATCTGGGGTTGGTAGCCGTTCCGCTGCAGCACAATTCACCGGCCTCGCGGCTCCAGCCGATCTTGGCCGAGACGGAGCCGCGAGTACTGGCCGTCAGCGCCGCCTACCTGGACCTCGCCATCGAGTGCGCGGTGCAGAGCCCATCGGTGCGCCGGCTCACCGTCTTCGACTACCAGCCGGCGATCGACGACCAGCGGGAGGCGCTGCACCGCGCCCGCACCCGACTGGCGGGCCGAGGCGTCACCGTCGAAATCCTGGCCGATGTCATCGCCCGCGGCGAGGGACTCCCGGTGCCGCCCGGTTACGACGGTGCCGACGATCAGCGACTGGCGATGATTCTCTACACCTCGGGCAGCACCGGACTGCCCAAGGGCGCGATGTGGACCGAGCGCATGCTCGCGCTGATGTGGACCAGCGGATTCGTCGCCGACGGCGAGGTGCCGGTGCGCAACGTGAACTTCATGCCCCTCAACCACCTCGGCGGCCGCATCGCCCTGGTGGCGTCGTTCCAGGCCGGCGGCACGAGCTACTTCGTTCCCGAGCCGGATCTGTCCACCCTGTTCGAGGACTGGCAACTGGTCCGCCCCACCCAACTCGCGGTGGTGCCCCGCGTCGTCGACATGCTCTACCAGCGTTACCAGACCCGGGTCGATCGGCTCCGCGGCGACGGTGAGACCGCCACCGAGGCGGCCGCCCACGCCAAGACCGAACTGCGCGAGCACCTGCTGGGCGGCCGGGTGCTCAACGGTTTCGTCGGCACCGCTCCCCTGGCACCGGAGATGCGGGCATTCCTCGAAAGCACGCTGGAGGCGCCGTTGTTCGACGTGTACGGCCTGACCGAGGTGGGTGGGGTGACCCGCGACGGTGTCGTCAGCCGGCCGCCGGTGCTCGACTACAAATTGGTCGACGTGCCCGAACTCGGCTACTTCGGCACCGACCGCCCGTATCCGCGCGGGGAGCTGCTGGTGCGGACCGCCACCGCGACACCGGGGTACTACAAGCGGCCCGACGTGACGGCCGAGGTCTTCGATGCCGACGGGTACTACCGCACCGGTGACGTGATGGCCGAGATCGCGCCCGACCGCCTGGCCTACGTCGACCGCCGCAACAACGTCCTCAAACTCGCGCAAGGTGAATTCGTCGCGGTCTCCCACCTGGAGGCCGTTTACGCCGGAGCACCGCCGGTGCGGCAGATCTTCGTCTACGGCAACAGTGAACGGTCATCGCTGTTGGCCGTCGTCGTGCCCACCGACGAGGCGCTCACCCGCCACCACGACCACGCTGAGCTGAAGGCGGCGTTGCACGACGCGCTGCGGGCCACCGCGCGCGCCGCCGAACTGCAGTCCTACGAGGTGCCCGCGGACTTCCTGATCGAGACGGAACCGTTCACCACCGTGAACGGTCTGCTCTCCGGTGTCGGCAAACTCCTGCGGCCCAAGCTCAAAGAGCATTACGGCGAGCGATTGGAGCAGCTGTACACCGCGTTGGCGGCGGCCCGCGACGACGAACTGCGGGCACTGCGTGAGGTTGCCGCGACGCAACCGGTGCTGACCACCGTGGCCGGCGCGGCCCAGGCGCTGCTCGGGTTGCCAGGGGCTGCGCCGAAGGCCGACGAGCACTTCACCGATCTGGGCGGGGACTCGTTGTCCGCGTTGAACTTCTCGAACCTCCTCGGCGAGATATTCGGTGTGGAGGTTCCCGTCGGCGTGATCATCGGGCCCTCGGCCGATCTCGCGACGGTGGCGGCCTACGTCGAATCCGAGCGGGCGTCGGGCGGTACCCGTCCCACCGCAACGGGTGTGCACGGGGGTGGCGTCAGCTCCATCTCGGCCGCGGACCTCACGTTGGACAAGTTCATCGACGACGCCACGTTGGCTGCGGCGCCGTCCGCGCTGCCGGTCACCGACCACGTCCGGACCGTGTTGCTGACCGGCGCCAACGGGTATCTCGGCCGGTTCCTGACGCTGGAATGGTTGCAGCGGTTGGCGGCCACCGGCGGCCGGATGATCGCCCTGGTGCGTGGTCACGATGCCGAGTCGGCGTGGCGCCGGCTGACCCAGGTGTTCGAGTCGGATCCGGCCATGGCACAAGAATTCCGGGTACTGGCCGCCGACCATCTGGAGGTGGTTCCCGGCGATATCGGCGAACCCAACCTCGGGCTCGACCATGCGACATGGCAACGACTGGCACACGAGGTCGACCTCGTGGTCCACCCGGCGGCACTGGTCAACCATGTGCTGCCGTACGGACAGCTGTTCGGCCCCAACGTCGTCGGTACCGCCGAGGTGATCCGGCTGGCGATCAGCCACCGGATCAAGCCGGTGACGTACCTGTCGACCGTCGCGGTCGCCATGACGGTGCCCGACTTCGTCGAGGATGGTGACATCCGGGTGGTGAGCGCCGAGCGGTCGCTGGATGACGGGTACGCCAACGGTTACGCGAACAGCAAATGGGCCGGCGAGGTGCTGTTGCGGGAGGCCCACGACCTGTGCGGTCTGCCGGTCAGCGTCTTCCGTTCGGATCTGATCCTGGCGCACAGCCGGTTCCGCGGCCAGGTCAACATTCCCGACGCGTTCACCAGGCTGCTGATCAGTGTGGTGGCCACGGGGCTGGCACCGCGCACCTTCTACGCCGAGGACGGGTCCGGGGAGCGCCCGCGCGCGCACTTCGACGGGTTGCCGGCCGATTTCGTCGCCGACGCCATCACCACACTCGGTGGCCACAGTCTGGACGGCTTCCGCTCTTACGATGTGATGAACCCGCACGATGACGGCATCTCGCTCGATGTCATCGTGGACTGGTTGATCGGCGCCGGCGTTGCGATCACCCGGGTGGACGATCACAGCGAATGGGTCCGCCGTTTCGAGGGAGCCCTGCGGGCCCTGCCGGAGCAGCAGCGGCAACGCTCCGCCCTGGCGTTGCTGGATGCGTATCGGCAGCCGGAGCGGCCACTGCGCGGTGCGGTGGCACCCACCGCGGTGTTCCACGAAGCCGTGCGTGCCGCGAAAATCGGCCCGTCACACGATATCCCGCACATCACCGAGGACCTGATCCGCAAGTACCTCACGGATCTGACCCGGCTGGACGTGCTCTGACTACGCGGTCTTGACCCCCAGCGTGCGGTGGATGTCCGGTTTCATCTGCTGTAGTTGCTGGCCCCAGTACTCCCACGCGTGCAGACCGTTGGGCGGCAGGTTGAAGGTGGCGTTCTTGCCACCCGCCGCGAGGTAGGCCTGCTGGAAGTTCTGGTTGCTCTGCAGGGTCAGACCCTCCAGGATGCCGGCCCCGGGATTGGCCTGGGTTGCCGCCGGCGCCAGATCACCCGGGGTGCCGTTACCGCAGTAGATCCAGATCCGGGTGCCGTTGGCGACCAGTTCGGGGATGTGCAGGGTCGGGTCGTTCCGGGTCCACGCCGGGTCGATCGGTGGTCCCCACATGTCATTGGCGCGGAAGCCGCCGGCATCGTTCATCGCCAGCCCCACCAGCGTCGGCCACCAACCTTGGGACAGATTGAGGAAACCGGACAGCGAGCCGGCGAACACGAACCGGTCCGGGTGGTAGATCGCGTAGGTGAGCGCCGGGGCACCACCCATCGAAAGTCCCACCACCGCATTACCGCTCGGGTCGACACCCTTGTGGGTCGACAGCCAGGCAGGCAGTTCCTGGGTGAGGAACGTCTCCCACTTGTAGGTCTGGGTGCCTCCGTTGCCGACAGCCGGCTGGTACCAGTCGGTGTAGAAACTGGACTGCCCGCCGACGGGCATCACCACCGACAGGCCGGACTGGTAGTACCACTCGAACGCGGGGGTGTTGATATCCCAGCCGTTGTAGTCGTCCTGCGCGCGCAGTCCGTCGAGCAGATACAGAGCATGCGGGCCGCCCGGCTGGAACTGCACCCGGATGTCGCGCCCCATCACCGCCGACGGCACCAGCAGGTACTCCACTGGGAGTCCGGGCCGGGAGTGGGCGACCGCGGGTCCGGCTCCGGCAAATGTCGCACCGAGTGCGGGCAGCAGGGCCGCCGCCAAAACACTTGCCGTCCAGCGCAACAGTCGCTTTCTCAATGGCCTCACCCCGCGTCGGTCCATCCTCGTCGGTTAGCCCTTCTACCCTATGGGGCGTTCCCACCAAACCCGCCGGGCACCACCCGTGCCGCTTCTCACATCGGTCGGGGCGTGAGGCGAGGACCACTCGAGGCCGACTGGCGTCATATGCGCCAGATCCCACGCCTATCGGCTGATTCGCTCTGTCTCAGATCTCGTGAGCACCGCGTCGCGCACTGCCGACACGGTGTGGCGTTGCCATACCGCCTGCACGGGCACCAGCAGCGTGGGTTCCAGGTCGACCACCCGGACGCGGCCGCCCATGGTGATGCCGGGTTCGGCGGTCACCATGGCGATGGCGCCGGTGGTCACCGGTGCGGCCACCATGGCCGCGCCCTGGACCCTGCTGACCACATAATCCGGCTCGAAACCCGCACGGCGGCAAGCACTCATGAGGAAGTCGCTGAAGTAGGAGGATCCGGGCGGCGCCCACAATGCCAGCCGCTCGCCGGCCAGCTCGGCGATGTCGACGCAGTCGGCGCCGGCGAGACGGTGGGCACTGTCCATCGCGACGCGCACCCGGTGGTAGCCGATGACCGCGCCGGACAAGTCGCCGGTCGGTGCGATCCCCCGCCGCAGGCCCAGCTGCACCGATCCGTCCCGCACACCTGCCGACAGCACGTCGGGGTAGAGCTGACGAAACGTGAAGGACAGATCGGGGAAGGCGTCGATGGCAGGCTCCATCAGTTCGTAGACCTCGGCTCCGCTCAGTGCCGGGCTGTGCCCGACCACCCAGGCGTGCTCACCGGAGGCGGCGGTGCGCACGTGGGCATGTACGGTTCGGGCGGCGGCCAGCAGGGGACGCGACTCGGCGAGCAATGCGGCCCCAGCGGGTGTGAGGGCGATACGGCGCCCGGCCCTGGTGAACAGCGCAACGCCGAGGTCAATTTCGAGCTGGCGTACCGAGCTGCTCAGCGCTTGCTGGCTGAGGTGTAACCGCCCGGCGGCGCTGGTGAAGCTGCCGGTCTCGGCGACAGTCACGAACTGTTCCACCCGCCGCAGGTCACGAAGCATCCACAAATTCTACTTGTAGGTTCATCGATATTTACTGTTTTTCAATTGTGCATAGTCTGGCTAGGGTTGTGGCATGAGCACACTCGAAGGGAAATCGGCAGTCGTCGCCGCGGGAGCCAAGAACCTCGGCGGCCTCATCAGCACGACACTGGCGCAGCACGGCGTCAACGTCGCGGTCCACTACAACAGCGCGGCCAGCGAGGCGGATGCGGATCGCACGGTGGCCGAGGTGACCGCCGCCGGCGCGCAAGCCATCAAGGTCCAGGGTGATCTCACCGTGCCGGCCAACATCACCGCCCTGTTCGACGCCGCGGTCGACGCGTTCGGCGGTGTGGACATCGCGGTGAACACCGTGGGCAAGGTGCTGCGGAAGCCGATCCTGGAAACGACTGAGGCCGAATATGATTCGATGTTCGACATCAACGCCAAGGCCGCGTACTTCTTCATTCAGGAAGCCGGTCGGCGACTCAACGACCAGGGCAGTCTGACCACCATCGTGACCTCGCTGCTGGCCGCCTACACCGACGGTTACTCCACCTACGCGGGCGCCAAGTCACCGGTGGAGCACTTCGTCCGGGCCGCCTCCAAGGAGTTCGCACCCCGTCTGATCAACGTCAACAACATCGCACCCGGTCCGATGGACACGCCCTTCTTCTACCCGCAGGAGACTCCGGAGCGCGCCGAGTTTCACGCCAGCCAGGCGATGGGCAACCGGCTGACCAACATCACCGACATCGCCCCGCTGGCGGTCTTCCTTGCCGGCGACGGGCATTGGATCACCGGGCAGACCATCTTCGCCAACGGCGGGTACACCACGCGTTGAGGGCGGGCCGCCTCCCCCGCTCAACCGTATCGACCGCCCCGGCGTTTCACTGCGCCGCACACCGGATTTCGCGCAGTTCCGCGGCGGCGCCGGCGTCCACGCTGACCCGAACGTCCGAATGCCGCCGAAGGATGCTCGCCGGGCATTGTTCGGTGATCGGACCGTACAACGCCGCGGCAATCGCGCCGGCCTTGTGCTCTCCGAAGGCGACCAGCTCGATGCGCTCGGCGCGCATGATGGTCGCCAGACCTTGGGTCAGGCATTCGTCGGGAACCGCGTCCACCGAGTCGAAGAACCGGGCGTTGGCCATCCGGGTGGATCGCGTGAGTCCGGCCCGATGAGTGGTGGCGGTGAACGGTGTGCCCGGCTCGTTGAAACCGATATGCCCGTTCCCGCCGATGCCCAGGATCTGCAGATCCACCGTGGTTCCCGCGAGTGCCGTCTCATATGCCTCGGCGGCCGCGTCCGGATCCGCGGCGGCACCGTCGGGGACGTGCAGCGATGCCGCATCCAGGCCCAGCGGTGCGATGAGCACACGCTCGAGCACCGCCCGATAGGACTGTGGATGGCCAAGGGGCAGACCGATGTACTCGTCCAAGGCGAACCAGCTGACCCCGGATGCATCGAGACCGTCGTCGACATGGCGAGCCAGGGCGCGATAGACCGGCTCGGGTGACGACCCCGTCGCCACACCGATGACCGCGTCGGGCTTGGCGCGGATCAGCGCCGCTATCCGCTCCGCCACTCTGAGCCCGGTGGCCGCGGCGTCGGCGCTGATCTCGACGACCGGCGTCACGCTACCTTCGAACGCTTGGCCAGTACCCGGGCGATGTCGGGATTGGCATCGACGTAGCGCGCGAGCAGTTCGCGTGCCACGCTCACCGAGTCGACCAGTGGGTGCAGAGCGAACGCCTTGAGCGCTTCGGCAGTCGACCCGGTGGTCGCCGCGGCGATGGTGTGCCGCTCAACGGCTTTCACCTGTTGCATCAACCCGAGTTGATGCAGGTCCGGCTGAGTTTCCAGGGTCAGCGGATGGACACCGTTGGCATCCACCATCGTCGAAACCTCGACCACCGCATCGGCGGGCAGCCCGTGGATGGTGCCCCGGTTACGTACGTTGAGGATCATGGTCCGCTTCTCGTTACGGCTGATCGCCGTCATCACCCCCAGAGCCACACCGGCGTAGCCCAGATGCGCCGGGTCGGTCTCACGCTCCCGCTCGATGACCGGGGCGCCCTGAACACCGCCCTTGGCCTCGGCCATATAGCTGGCACCGCGCTCGTCGACCGCGGCGGTCCACAGCTTGGCCGCGATCTCCGGTTGGGCGGCGGCGTCGGCGAAGAACCGCCCCTGGGTCTCCAGCAGGAAATCGCCACGGGTCTGCGGGGATTCGAGGATGCGCCGCACGGCGTCACGGTGAAAGTAGTAGTAGTACAGGTACTCGTTGGGGATGACGTCGAGCGTGCGGATCCAGTCGACCCCGAAGACCTGCGCCTCCTCCAACCGCTTCAGCCGCGGTTCGTCGGCCAGCAGATCCGGCAGCACGTCGCGGCCGTCGACCAGCACCCTGCGCATCCAGCCGAGGTGGTTCAGACCGACATAGTCCATGTCGATGCGGGTGTGGTCATGACCGAGCACCCCGGCCACCCGTCGGCCCAAACCCGATGGCGTGTCACAGATCCCGAGCGCCTTGTCGCCCAGCACGCTCTGCAGCGCCTCGGTGATGATCCCGGCCGGATTGGTGAAATTCAGGAAATAGGCATCGGGGGCGACTCTGCGGATCGTCTCGGCGATGTCGAGCATCACCGGTACGGTGCGCAGCGCGTAGGCGATACCCCCGGGCCCGGTGGTCTCCTGCCCGATCACGTCGAGGTCCAGCGCTACGTGTTCGTCGCAGCAGCGCTGCTCGACGCCGCCGACGCGGACGGCCGCGAAGATGAAATCCGCGCCCTCCAGAGCCGGTTCCAGTTGCGTGTAGGTGTGCAGGGTCGGCGGGTCGCCGAATCCGGCGGCGAGCTGCTCCAGGATCGTGGTGATGGTGGCCAGCCTGCCCTCGTCGACGTCGTAGAGCGCGACCTCGGTCACCCGGGGCGAGCCCTGATCGCGGATCAGCGCCTGCCAGACGTAGGGAGTGCGGAATCCGCCCCCGCCGAGGATCGTGAGTTTCATGCGACGATGACCTTTCTGCCGGTCTCCCGGCGATGCGCGAGTTCGTCGTGGGGCGTGCCCGCCGTGGTGATGAGCACATCGACTTCGTCGAGAGAACACAGGCGCAACGCGCCCGAGCCTGGAAATTTCAGTTCACTGGCCAACAGCACGATGCGCTGCGAGGCGGCGATGAGGGCTTGTTTGATCGGCGCTTCGACGGCCATGTTGTCCAGCACGTGGCCATTCCGAACGCCGGTGCAGCTCAAGAACATCATGTCGGCACTGAGCTGACCGATGACCTGCTCGGCCAGCGGGCCGACCAGAGACTGCTGATTGCGCCGCAGCACCCCGCCCAGCAGCACCACTTCGACGACGTCGTCGTCGCGCACCTCGTCGAGGACCGCCAGGTTCGAGGTGATGATGGTGACCGGACGGCCCCGCAATTCACGCGCCACCAATTGGGTCGTCGAGCCGATGTCGAGCACCACGACGTCGCCGTCGGACACCAGTTGCGCCGCCTCGGCCGCCATCTTGCGGCGCAGCTCGAGATCACCGCGGGTGTCGGAGGTGAACGGGTCTTCCACGCTGCCCGAGTCGGTGATGTTGGCCCGGCTGCCCTGCGTCAGCATGGCTCCGCCGTACAGACGCTCGAGCCGGCCGCCCTTGGCGAGGATGTCCAGATCGCGGCGGATCGTCGACTCGCTCACCCCCAACGCCTCGGCGAGTTGCACCACGGACTGGCCGCCACCGGCGAGCGCGGCCAGGATGCGTTCGTGACGCTGGGCTAGGAACATGTCCGGATCGTACCCAGAGGTTGACTGACTTTGCACAACTTTGGATGACTTCTGGAAAACTTTTCGCAAAATAACCCGCGGGAGACGACGGAGAAACATAATCGTCATGCAAGCCGGTCACGCTGACCGCGCAAAGACCGCCAAACTCTGTCAAACAGGTGGAGGTACCCACGAGTGACCGATCGTGAAATCGACGTCCTGGTCTCGGGCCGGGTGTTCAGCGATCTGGTGTTCACCGGTGTCGAGGCGCCGGCACCGGGAGCCGAGGTGTACGCCAGGGACTTCGCCATATCGCCCGGCGGTGCCGCCAACCGGGCAGTCGCTGCGGCCCGCTTGGGGGCATACACCGCGTTGGTGACCGAACTCGGCGACGACCCGATCGGCTGCATCATCGAGCGCGCCCTGCGCGGCGAACCCAATCTCGATCTGCGCTTCGCCGTCCAGCATGCCGAGTACCAGAACCCGATCACGGTGGCGATCACCGATGGGCACGACCGATCCTTCGTGACCTTCGAGCAGCAGCCGCCGCATCTGCCGTCCTGGCCCGACTCGACTCCGGTCCGGGTCGCCCATGTCGGTATGGGACGCGGACCCATCGACACCGAGGCGGCGCAACTCCGCTCGCGGGGAACGACTTTGGTGGGTGGCGTGGGGTGGGATCCGTCGGGCGAGTGGTCGGAGGCTCTGCTCGACCAACTCGACGCCATCGACATCCTCATCGTCAACGAGGTCGAGGCGCTCGCCTACACGCGGGCGCGGACCGCCGACGCCGCACTCGACATCCTCGCCGACCGGGTCGGCCTCGCCGTCATCACGTTGGGGCCGAACGGCGCGCTGGCCGCCCAGGGGGCGGACCGGCTGACGGTCCCGGCGCTCACCGTTCATGCGGTGGACCCGACCGGCGCCGGTGACGCCTTCACCGCCGCGTTCATGGCGGCCACGGCCTGGGACTGGCCGCTGGATCAACGCCTGCGACTGGCCAGCATCAGCGCCACCTGCTCGGTGCGCGGCGCCGGGGGTGCCCGCAGCGCACCCCGGCCCGCCGATATCGCCGACCTGCTCGCCGACCACCACCACGACCCGCTCTGGGCTCCGGTCCACGACTGGGCCGAACAGCACCGCAACTCCCCCGTCACCGCAACTCCAGGAGCGCTCTCGCTATGACCAGAATCCGCCTGTACCGACTCGGGGCCGCTGTCGCCGCGGCCGCCACGCTGCTGACCGCCACCGCATGCGCACCCGGACCGTCCGGTGGTGGCACTCCCGCCGCTCCCACCAACCAGGTCTCCAAGGACATCGCCGCGGCGGGCCCGGTCACACTGGCGGTGTGGGACCAGAACACCGACGGCGGCATGGTGAAGGCCCAGCAACAGCTCAATGCCGAGTTCGAGAAGATGTATCCCAACGTCACGATCAAGCGGACCGTCGAGTCGTTCAGTGACCTGAAGTCCACGCTGAAACTGGCGCTCTCCAGCAATACTCCCCCCGACGTCGTCCAGGCCAACCAGGGTTACCCGGACATGGGTGCCTTCGTCGCGGCCGGGATGCTGCGCCCGATGAACGACTACGCCAAGCTATACGGCTGGAACACCTACTATCCCGAAAGCCTGCTCAAGCAGAACAGTTTCAGCAGTGACGGCAAGACATGGCAGGGCGACACGCTGTTCGGTGTCTCCCAAACAGGTGAGGTCGTGGGTATCTACTACAACCGTCAGAAACTGGCGTCGCTCGGGTTGCCCGCTCCGACCACACTCGGCGAGTTGGACGCCGCGATGGCCGCCGCCAAGGCAAAAGGCATGCTGCCGATGGCTTTCGGCAATCTCGACAAGTCACCCGGTATCCACCTGTTCGGTGTGGTCCAGGCGGCGTTGGCCGGTGCGCCGGCGGTGAACAATCTGGTCAGCGGCCGCGACGGCGCCTGGACCGATCCCGCGTCGCTGAAAGCCGCCGAACAGGTCGCCAAATGGTCCGCCGAGGGCTATCTGACACCGGGAACCAACGGCGTCTCCCGTGACGACGCCGTCGGCACCT harbors:
- the car gene encoding carboxylic acid reductase — encoded protein: MTTEIRPDVRTERLAWLYATDTDLQAARPSAAVVEAARRPGTRLAEILRIYAESYADRPALGTRAGSVVRNPGTGRTEQRLLQHFDTITYQRLWSNVTAIAAAWSADEEPVCPGDFVATIGFASADYLTVDLVTNYLGLVAVPLQHNSPASRLQPILAETEPRVLAVSAAYLDLAIECAVQSPSVRRLTVFDYQPAIDDQREALHRARTRLAGRGVTVEILADVIARGEGLPVPPGYDGADDQRLAMILYTSGSTGLPKGAMWTERMLALMWTSGFVADGEVPVRNVNFMPLNHLGGRIALVASFQAGGTSYFVPEPDLSTLFEDWQLVRPTQLAVVPRVVDMLYQRYQTRVDRLRGDGETATEAAAHAKTELREHLLGGRVLNGFVGTAPLAPEMRAFLESTLEAPLFDVYGLTEVGGVTRDGVVSRPPVLDYKLVDVPELGYFGTDRPYPRGELLVRTATATPGYYKRPDVTAEVFDADGYYRTGDVMAEIAPDRLAYVDRRNNVLKLAQGEFVAVSHLEAVYAGAPPVRQIFVYGNSERSSLLAVVVPTDEALTRHHDHAELKAALHDALRATARAAELQSYEVPADFLIETEPFTTVNGLLSGVGKLLRPKLKEHYGERLEQLYTALAAARDDELRALREVAATQPVLTTVAGAAQALLGLPGAAPKADEHFTDLGGDSLSALNFSNLLGEIFGVEVPVGVIIGPSADLATVAAYVESERASGGTRPTATGVHGGGVSSISAADLTLDKFIDDATLAAAPSALPVTDHVRTVLLTGANGYLGRFLTLEWLQRLAATGGRMIALVRGHDAESAWRRLTQVFESDPAMAQEFRVLAADHLEVVPGDIGEPNLGLDHATWQRLAHEVDLVVHPAALVNHVLPYGQLFGPNVVGTAEVIRLAISHRIKPVTYLSTVAVAMTVPDFVEDGDIRVVSAERSLDDGYANGYANSKWAGEVLLREAHDLCGLPVSVFRSDLILAHSRFRGQVNIPDAFTRLLISVVATGLAPRTFYAEDGSGERPRAHFDGLPADFVADAITTLGGHSLDGFRSYDVMNPHDDGISLDVIVDWLIGAGVAITRVDDHSEWVRRFEGALRALPEQQRQRSALALLDAYRQPERPLRGAVAPTAVFHEAVRAAKIGPSHDIPHITEDLIRKYLTDLTRLDVL
- a CDS encoding esterase family protein — its product is MDRRGVRPLRKRLLRWTASVLAAALLPALGATFAGAGPAVAHSRPGLPVEYLLVPSAVMGRDIRVQFQPGGPHALYLLDGLRAQDDYNGWDINTPAFEWYYQSGLSVVMPVGGQSSFYTDWYQPAVGNGGTQTYKWETFLTQELPAWLSTHKGVDPSGNAVVGLSMGGAPALTYAIYHPDRFVFAGSLSGFLNLSQGWWPTLVGLAMNDAGGFRANDMWGPPIDPAWTRNDPTLHIPELVANGTRIWIYCGNGTPGDLAPAATQANPGAGILEGLTLQSNQNFQQAYLAAGGKNATFNLPPNGLHAWEYWGQQLQQMKPDIHRTLGVKTA
- a CDS encoding LysR family transcriptional regulator codes for the protein MLRDLRRVEQFVTVAETGSFTSAAGRLHLSQQALSSSVRQLEIDLGVALFTRAGRRIALTPAGAALLAESRPLLAAARTVHAHVRTAASGEHAWVVGHSPALSGAEVYELMEPAIDAFPDLSFTFRQLYPDVLSAGVRDGSVQLGLRRGIAPTGDLSGAVIGYHRVRVAMDSAHRLAGADCVDIAELAGERLALWAPPGSSYFSDFLMSACRRAGFEPDYVVSRVQGAAMVAAPVTTGAIAMVTAEPGITMGGRVRVVDLEPTLLVPVQAVWQRHTVSAVRDAVLTRSETERISR
- a CDS encoding SDR family oxidoreductase; translation: MSTLEGKSAVVAAGAKNLGGLISTTLAQHGVNVAVHYNSAASEADADRTVAEVTAAGAQAIKVQGDLTVPANITALFDAAVDAFGGVDIAVNTVGKVLRKPILETTEAEYDSMFDINAKAAYFFIQEAGRRLNDQGSLTTIVTSLLAAYTDGYSTYAGAKSPVEHFVRAASKEFAPRLINVNNIAPGPMDTPFFYPQETPERAEFHASQAMGNRLTNITDIAPLAVFLAGDGHWITGQTIFANGGYTTR
- a CDS encoding glucosamine-6-phosphate deaminase; this translates as MTPVVEISADAAATGLRVAERIAALIRAKPDAVIGVATGSSPEPVYRALARHVDDGLDASGVSWFALDEYIGLPLGHPQSYRAVLERVLIAPLGLDAASLHVPDGAAADPDAAAEAYETALAGTTVDLQILGIGGNGHIGFNEPGTPFTATTHRAGLTRSTRMANARFFDSVDAVPDECLTQGLATIMRAERIELVAFGEHKAGAIAAALYGPITEQCPASILRRHSDVRVSVDAGAAAELREIRCAAQ
- a CDS encoding 6-phospho-beta-glucosidase translates to MKLTILGGGGFRTPYVWQALIRDQGSPRVTEVALYDVDEGRLATITTILEQLAAGFGDPPTLHTYTQLEPALEGADFIFAAVRVGGVEQRCCDEHVALDLDVIGQETTGPGGIAYALRTVPVMLDIAETIRRVAPDAYFLNFTNPAGIITEALQSVLGDKALGICDTPSGLGRRVAGVLGHDHTRIDMDYVGLNHLGWMRRVLVDGRDVLPDLLADEPRLKRLEEAQVFGVDWIRTLDVIPNEYLYYYYFHRDAVRRILESPQTRGDFLLETQGRFFADAAAQPEIAAKLWTAAVDERGASYMAEAKGGVQGAPVIERERETDPAHLGYAGVALGVMTAISRNEKRTMILNVRNRGTIHGLPADAVVEVSTMVDANGVHPLTLETQPDLHQLGLMQQVKAVERHTIAAATTGSTAEALKAFALHPLVDSVSVARELLARYVDANPDIARVLAKRSKVA
- a CDS encoding DeoR/GlpR family DNA-binding transcription regulator; this encodes MTIMFLRRLPRVILRKVFQKSSKVVQSQSTSGYDPDMFLAQRHERILAALAGGGQSVVQLAEALGVSESTIRRDLDILAKGGRLERLYGGAMLTQGSRANITDSGSVEDPFTSDTRGDLELRRKMAAEAAQLVSDGDVVVLDIGSTTQLVARELRGRPVTIITSNLAVLDEVRDDDVVEVVLLGGVLRRNQQSLVGPLAEQVIGQLSADMMFLSCTGVRNGHVLDNMAVEAPIKQALIAASQRIVLLASELKFPGSGALRLCSLDEVDVLITTAGTPHDELAHRRETGRKVIVA
- a CDS encoding carbohydrate kinase family protein encodes the protein MTDREIDVLVSGRVFSDLVFTGVEAPAPGAEVYARDFAISPGGAANRAVAAARLGAYTALVTELGDDPIGCIIERALRGEPNLDLRFAVQHAEYQNPITVAITDGHDRSFVTFEQQPPHLPSWPDSTPVRVAHVGMGRGPIDTEAAQLRSRGTTLVGGVGWDPSGEWSEALLDQLDAIDILIVNEVEALAYTRARTADAALDILADRVGLAVITLGPNGALAAQGADRLTVPALTVHAVDPTGAGDAFTAAFMAATAWDWPLDQRLRLASISATCSVRGAGGARSAPRPADIADLLADHHHDPLWAPVHDWAEQHRNSPVTATPGALSL
- a CDS encoding extracellular solute-binding protein, whose translation is MTRIRLYRLGAAVAAAATLLTATACAPGPSGGGTPAAPTNQVSKDIAAAGPVTLAVWDQNTDGGMVKAQQQLNAEFEKMYPNVTIKRTVESFSDLKSTLKLALSSNTPPDVVQANQGYPDMGAFVAAGMLRPMNDYAKLYGWNTYYPESLLKQNSFSSDGKTWQGDTLFGVSQTGEVVGIYYNRQKLASLGLPAPTTLGELDAAMAAAKAKGMLPMAFGNLDKSPGIHLFGVVQAALAGAPAVNNLVSGRDGAWTDPASLKAAEQVAKWSAEGYLTPGTNGVSRDDAVGTFGKGGALFTLTGTWLQQPLQDALGDNVGFTTLTSDDGKPATTGGQGLAWAITSKSAHPDVAAAYIDFVTNAKAAQVLLDAGNLPTVLPAGYEPKAGTLAADIATRYRETQKADGVVPYLDYSTPTFYDTITTGMQELLGGQADPQQFVDSLQKDYAAFLKNQK